The DNA window GCCATACTGTTTCACCGCCTCATGATGACGGCCGATCACCCACTCGACATGGCGGCTGTTTAACACCATCGGGATGAAATACGCATCAAACCCCGGCGTCAACGCCTCCATATCGGTCACTTCGAGCGCGCATGGCACCGAGAAACGACGGATGCGGGCCAATAAATCGAGCACGCCATCGAGCGTCACTCCATCCGTTCCGCCGACGATGACGGCATCCGTTCCGGACTCACAAAGACGCTCAAGGCGATCGTCATCGATCGGCTTGTTCGGGTCTAGTTTAAACACATGGCGCCAAGCGCGAATCTCTTCCATGGCAAAATCCCTCCACGTCATTACTCCATTGTTTCATTATAACAAATCCACAAAAAGAAAAGGAGTTCCTTTTCAGATGGAAGGAATCTCCTTGCAGCGCTAGACGTTATGCTTCGTTGGCCGTCTCGTGTTCTTCCTCTTTAATGCGGTCAAGCGCCATCGCGTAGGCGTCATTGCCGTAATTGAGGCAACGTTTGACACGCGAAATGGTCGCTGTGCTCGCCCCGGTTTCCGTTTCGATTTTATGGTACGTATACCCTTCGCGCAACATGCGCGCCACCTCGAGCCGCTGAGCGAGCGCTTGAATTTCATTCACCGTGCATAAATCGTCGAAAAAGCGGTAACACTCCTCTACATCACGCAGCGACAAAATGGCTTTAAACAGTTGATCAAGCTCTCTGCCGCGCAGCTTATCGATTTGCATGCCTGTTTCCTCCTTACGTTTAGCGAGAAAATGTTCTAATCCACGACGGCCATGTGTGTCTCTCCGAAAGCCGCCTGCGGACATGTTCTATCCACATCAACCCATCGGCCGATCCCAGCCTCGCGGTGAACAAAGCGGGCTGTCCCGTCATTTC is part of the Geobacillus sp. 46C-IIa genome and encodes:
- a CDS encoding YerC/YecD family TrpR-related protein translates to MQIDKLRGRELDQLFKAILSLRDVEECYRFFDDLCTVNEIQALAQRLEVARMLREGYTYHKIETETGASTATISRVKRCLNYGNDAYAMALDRIKEEEHETANEA